One region of Ktedonobacterales bacterium genomic DNA includes:
- a CDS encoding MurT ligase domain-containing protein — protein sequence MQSRERTGGVRAAAAVTLARLSGALIRRLGMGGGASLPGIVARRVDPTIIRRLSGQLARGSIVVTATNGKTTTCGLIAAILRQGGLRVWRNREGSNLINGVAAALIIRANFDGRLRRGDNTIAIFEVDEAAFPAVVRELQPRAIVINNLFRDQLDRYGEVETVAMRWRETLAEISPETVLVLNADDPSIAALSASFRGETLFYGINDARQAIAAEGKASEQGQTIDARTCPRCGADLEYSLRFYSHIGHYTCASCGEHRPAPAVFATGVAKEQFDRQRITISSPGGAGEALIALPGFYNVYNALAAATVAAGLGIDLPAVLAGLERFRPAFGRGETIEAEGRTLRLMLAKNPTGFTEVLRTLFSANPARHLLLVLNDNTADGHDISWIWDVDFEQLTGKDLALTLSGTRADDLAVRLKYGGVSGAVEGDIPAAITQAINATPTGETLYIVPTYTAMLAVRGELERRGYTAPYWEGKDV from the coding sequence ATGCAGAGTCGAGAACGCACAGGCGGAGTGCGCGCCGCAGCAGCGGTGACACTGGCGCGGTTGTCCGGGGCGCTGATCCGCCGCCTGGGCATGGGCGGCGGCGCCAGCCTGCCCGGCATCGTGGCCCGCCGCGTGGACCCGACCATAATACGCCGCCTTTCGGGCCAGCTTGCCAGGGGCAGCATCGTTGTCACTGCCACCAACGGCAAAACCACGACCTGCGGCCTGATCGCCGCTATCCTGCGTCAAGGGGGGCTGCGTGTCTGGCGCAACCGGGAAGGCTCCAATCTCATCAACGGCGTTGCCGCCGCGTTGATTATTCGCGCTAATTTCGATGGCCGCCTGCGCCGGGGCGACAATACAATTGCCATTTTCGAGGTAGATGAAGCCGCCTTCCCCGCCGTCGTGCGCGAGTTGCAGCCGCGCGCCATCGTCATCAATAATCTCTTCCGCGACCAGCTTGACCGCTATGGCGAAGTGGAGACGGTTGCCATGCGCTGGCGCGAAACGCTGGCGGAAATCTCGCCGGAGACGGTTCTGGTCCTCAACGCCGATGACCCTTCGATTGCCGCGCTCAGCGCCAGCTTTCGCGGTGAAACGCTCTTTTATGGCATCAACGACGCCCGCCAGGCCATCGCGGCGGAGGGCAAAGCCAGCGAGCAAGGCCAGACCATTGACGCCCGCACCTGCCCACGCTGCGGGGCCGATCTGGAGTACAGCCTGCGCTTTTACAGCCATATCGGCCACTATACCTGCGCCTCCTGCGGCGAGCACCGTCCCGCACCGGCGGTTTTCGCCACCGGGGTTGCCAAAGAGCAGTTTGATCGCCAGCGTATCACCATCAGCAGCCCAGGGGGCGCGGGCGAGGCACTGATCGCCCTGCCAGGCTTCTATAACGTGTACAATGCGCTGGCCGCCGCCACCGTCGCTGCGGGGCTTGGCATCGATCTTCCTGCTGTCCTGGCTGGCCTGGAGCGTTTCCGCCCAGCCTTTGGGCGCGGCGAAACTATCGAGGCCGAAGGACGCACCCTGCGCCTGATGCTCGCCAAAAATCCAACCGGCTTTACCGAAGTACTGCGCACACTCTTCAGCGCAAATCCGGCCAGGCATCTGCTGCTGGTCCTCAATGATAACACGGCGGATGGTCACGACATCTCGTGGATATGGGATGTAGACTTTGAGCAGCTAACCGGCAAAGACCTGGCGCTGACTCTCTCCGGCACGCGCGCCGATGATCTGGCGGTGCGCCTGAAATACGGGGGGGTCAGCGGGGCGGTGGAAGGCGACATTCCTGCCGCCATCACCCAGGCCATCAATGCAACGCCCACAGGCGAAACGCTCTATATCGTGCCGACCTATACCGCTATGCTGGCTGTGCGCGGCGAACTGGAGCGGCGCGGCTATACCGCGCCTTATTGGGAGGGTAAAGATGTCTGA
- a CDS encoding YebC/PmpR family DNA-binding transcriptional regulator — MSGHSKWAQIRRQKGVNDARRGQIFTRLGREIIVAVREGGSGDPAANFRLRMAVQHAREANMPMENIERSIKRALGGGDGASIEEITYEGYGPAGTAVLVQVMTDNRNRTVAEIRNVFSRNGGNLGENGCVDWLFEQKGVIEIPLGKLNADEVTLAAIDAGAEDMDPVEEGAETLTIYTDPAEVDAVRAELEKKKYPISKAETTLIAKTTVELDDKTSVQAYRLIEKLEDLDDVQNVYTNAEFSDSLAAQLEG; from the coding sequence ATGTCAGGCCATTCGAAATGGGCGCAAATACGCCGACAAAAAGGCGTCAACGACGCCAGAAGAGGGCAGATTTTTACTCGCCTGGGGCGGGAAATCATCGTTGCGGTCCGCGAGGGCGGCAGTGGTGATCCTGCCGCGAACTTTCGCCTGCGTATGGCGGTCCAGCACGCGCGCGAAGCCAATATGCCAATGGAGAATATCGAGCGATCCATCAAGCGCGCGCTGGGCGGCGGCGACGGCGCTTCGATTGAAGAGATTACTTACGAGGGCTATGGCCCGGCTGGCACTGCTGTGCTGGTTCAGGTGATGACCGATAACCGCAATCGCACAGTGGCCGAAATCCGCAATGTCTTCAGTCGCAACGGTGGGAACCTGGGTGAAAACGGCTGTGTAGACTGGTTGTTCGAGCAGAAAGGGGTGATTGAAATCCCCCTGGGCAAACTGAATGCTGATGAGGTAACGCTGGCAGCCATTGATGCCGGAGCCGAAGATATGGACCCGGTAGAGGAAGGCGCCGAGACGCTGACGATCTATACCGATCCGGCGGAAGTGGATGCCGTGCGCGCCGAGCTTGAGAAGAAGAAGTACCCAATCTCTAAAGCTGAGACCACGCTGATTGCCAAAACGACGGTTGAGCTTGATGACAAAACCAGCGTCCAGGCGTACCGTTTGATTGAGAAGTTGGAAGACCTGGATGATGTGCAGAACGTTTATACAAACGCCGAGTTCTCGGATTCTCTGGCTGCACAGCTTGAGGGCTAA
- the ruvC gene encoding crossover junction endodeoxyribonuclease RuvC, with translation MTFSTQQRPLRVTLGIDPGTAIVGYAVVAARGDDLTLLACDVLTTPAGMALPLRLQRIYRGLGELIARYEPQDAAVEELFFARNARTAMAVGQARGAVLLAAVNAGLEVCEYTPRQVKQAVHGYGNATKEQVGEMVRILLHLPAVPRPDDAADAAAIAICHLHSLPQTQLLWRN, from the coding sequence ATGACCTTTTCAACGCAGCAGCGCCCGCTGCGCGTCACTCTGGGCATTGATCCTGGCACAGCCATCGTTGGCTATGCAGTGGTGGCGGCGCGCGGCGACGATCTGACCCTCCTCGCTTGCGATGTGCTGACGACGCCAGCCGGGATGGCGCTGCCGCTGCGCTTGCAGCGGATTTATCGCGGGCTGGGCGAGTTGATCGCGCGTTATGAGCCGCAGGATGCCGCGGTAGAAGAACTCTTCTTTGCCAGAAACGCGCGCACCGCGATGGCAGTGGGGCAGGCGCGCGGCGCGGTGCTGCTGGCGGCGGTGAACGCGGGGCTGGAGGTCTGCGAATATACGCCCAGGCAGGTGAAACAGGCGGTGCATGGTTATGGTAACGCGACCAAAGAGCAGGTAGGCGAGATGGTGCGTATTCTGCTGCATCTGCCCGCTGTACCCAGGCCGGATGACGCTGCCGATGCCGCCGCCATTGCGATCTGCCACCTGCACAGCCTGCCACAAACACAGTTGTTATGGAGAAATTGA
- the ruvA gene encoding Holliday junction branch migration protein RuvA produces MIAAVHGVLEGKTLTGALVRVGGVTLLVQAPVTTLSQLGSVGDEVTLHTHLYVREEVIALYGFAALEDLQLFETLLNVTGVGPRMGLAILSSMSAEAFRQAVINGDEQRLTLIPGVGKKLAGRLVLELREKFAKGAPVLSGAGAAAGYNSARAEVIEALTNLGYSIAAAQTAYNKLPPESSSANLEEQIMQVLRYLAKE; encoded by the coding sequence ATGATTGCAGCGGTGCATGGGGTTCTGGAGGGCAAGACACTGACCGGCGCGTTGGTGCGCGTGGGCGGCGTGACATTGCTGGTGCAAGCGCCCGTGACGACGCTTAGCCAGCTTGGCAGCGTGGGCGACGAGGTGACGCTGCACACCCACCTTTATGTGCGCGAAGAGGTTATCGCGCTCTATGGCTTTGCTGCGCTGGAAGACCTCCAGCTTTTTGAGACGCTGCTGAATGTCACGGGTGTTGGGCCGCGCATGGGGCTGGCGATCCTCTCATCAATGAGCGCCGAGGCGTTTCGCCAGGCGGTCATCAATGGCGATGAGCAGCGCCTGACCTTGATCCCCGGCGTGGGCAAGAAGCTGGCAGGGCGGCTGGTGTTGGAACTGCGTGAAAAGTTTGCTAAGGGCGCGCCCGTCCTGTCAGGCGCTGGAGCCGCCGCTGGCTATAATTCGGCGCGGGCAGAGGTGATCGAGGCACTGACGAACCTGGGCTACAGCATAGCTGCCGCGCAGACCGCCTATAATAAGCTGCCCCCTGAAAGCAGCAGCGCCAACCTGGAAGAGCAGATTATGCAAGTGCTGCGCTATCTGGCGAAAGAGTAG
- a CDS encoding NADH-quinone oxidoreductase subunit H, translated as MNIILRYAITILLYPGGMFALLAGWVLLWLAGSLSARWRGIRGTSLLQPARDFFKLLNKTTSLPIGAETGVRLIPLLAVVAPLLALVLLPLPGNLAADSSTTSGDLLAVLFLLLLPALAPVFLGNLLASPYGRVAAQRAVRRAALLAALLLLSALAIAAQRGSLSLALLTTPQSHPSAANIILDALAGLIFLLCLPALIPQPAWGIFQSSPELIAGPYTDLTGADLALMQLSATLQQIAAASLLASLFILPYVPGGSLAQVVVYLITLLLSSLVIGLLRWGRASYSFAR; from the coding sequence ATGAATATCATCCTGCGCTATGCGATCACCATCCTGCTCTATCCAGGGGGAATGTTTGCCCTGCTGGCGGGCTGGGTATTGCTCTGGCTGGCCGGGAGCCTGAGCGCGCGCTGGCGCGGCATACGCGGAACAAGCCTGTTGCAGCCAGCGAGGGATTTCTTCAAGCTGCTCAATAAGACCACCAGCCTGCCTATTGGAGCCGAAACCGGCGTGCGCCTGATTCCACTGCTGGCCGTTGTCGCGCCGCTGCTGGCGCTGGTTCTGCTGCCGCTGCCTGGAAATCTGGCCGCCGATTCGTCCACGACCAGCGGCGATCTGCTGGCTGTGCTGTTCCTGCTCCTGCTGCCCGCGCTCGCGCCAGTTTTCCTGGGGAATCTGCTGGCCTCGCCCTATGGCCGCGTCGCCGCCCAACGCGCCGTCCGTCGCGCCGCGTTGTTGGCTGCTTTGCTCCTGCTCAGCGCGTTGGCGATTGCAGCGCAGCGCGGCTCGCTCAGTCTGGCCCTCTTGACGACTCCGCAGAGCCATCCGTCCGCCGCCAACATCATTCTGGACGCTCTGGCCGGGCTGATCTTCCTGCTCTGCCTTCCCGCGCTCATCCCCCAGCCAGCGTGGGGAATCTTTCAGAGCAGCCCCGAATTGATCGCCGGACCCTATACCGACCTGACCGGCGCAGACCTGGCGCTCATGCAGCTTAGCGCGACTTTGCAGCAAATTGCCGCCGCGAGCCTGCTGGCAAGCCTCTTCATCCTGCCCTACGTCCCTGGCGGCTCGCTGGCGCAGGTCGTCGTCTATTTGATAACACTGCTGCTCAGCAGCCTGGTTATCGGGCTGCTCAGGTGGGGCCGCGCGAGCTACTCTTTCGCCAGATAG
- a CDS encoding MBL fold metallo-hydrolase, which produces MSQAPIPLLEVDEAQITIIVDNSLDLLMAGSDVARRYPLRADLFERAQPQAEHGFSALIHLKRGEKTGTILFDTGISPQGILHNMDALEIRPGETRAIIVSHGHADHTMGLLGLLTRLGTRKLPLVLHPDAYLERKIVLPTGMEINLPPPRKSDLQRENIEVIEEVGPSLLVEGMLLVSGEVARTTDFEQGFPIHYAKRHDAWEPDPLIHDDQCAIIHVRGKGLVIVTGCGHAGIVNIIRNAQRLTGIQTIYAVVGGFHLTGAIFEPIIPATIAALEQFRPRYLMPCHCTGWKAVHQIARTMPEAFIASSVGTTLVL; this is translated from the coding sequence GTGTCACAGGCACCCATCCCTCTGCTGGAAGTTGATGAAGCGCAGATCACCATCATTGTGGATAACAGCCTCGATCTCCTGATGGCCGGAAGCGACGTTGCCCGGCGCTATCCCCTGCGCGCAGACCTCTTTGAGCGCGCTCAGCCACAGGCCGAGCATGGGTTTTCCGCCCTGATTCATCTGAAACGCGGCGAGAAGACCGGAACGATTCTGTTTGATACCGGCATCAGCCCTCAAGGCATCCTGCATAATATGGACGCCCTGGAGATTCGTCCCGGCGAGACGCGGGCGATCATTGTCAGTCACGGTCACGCCGATCATACGATGGGGCTGCTCGGCCTGCTCACTCGGCTGGGCACGCGCAAGCTGCCGCTGGTTCTGCACCCCGACGCCTACCTGGAGCGGAAAATCGTCCTGCCAACCGGGATGGAAATCAACCTTCCCCCGCCGCGCAAGAGTGATTTGCAGCGCGAAAACATCGAAGTCATCGAAGAGGTTGGCCCCTCGCTGCTGGTGGAGGGCATGCTGCTGGTCTCTGGGGAAGTGGCCCGCACTACCGATTTTGAACAAGGATTTCCCATCCACTACGCCAAACGTCATGATGCCTGGGAGCCTGATCCGCTGATCCACGACGACCAGTGCGCCATCATCCACGTGCGTGGCAAAGGGCTGGTCATCGTGACCGGATGCGGTCATGCGGGGATTGTAAACATCATCCGTAACGCGCAGCGCCTCACCGGCATTCAGACCATCTATGCAGTGGTTGGCGGTTTCCACCTGACCGGCGCGATCTTTGAGCCGATCATTCCGGCCACCATTGCCGCGTTAGAGCAGTTCAGGCCACGCTATCTGATGCCCTGCCACTGCACCGGCTGGAAGGCCGTTCACCAGATTGCGCGCACCATGCCAGAAGCGTTCATTGCCAGCAGCGTCGGCACCACGCTGGTTCTCTGA
- a CDS encoding LCP family protein, whose protein sequence is MPRGGYYPTQTFGYDPMQPVRPDGLQEYYQPPAPWPKSRKRRRWGRWVALTFLVLLIIVVALGVIVGQRAYAFGQAISTQSPLSSQIDLNGTNRVNLLVMGFGGGNHPGAYLTDSMLIISIQPQTGQTALISVPRDLWVQIPPDSGRYGKLNSAYEYGLDNGYGTVQAGKVAAGDITAQKLSDVTGLSVKYWMTLDFSGFRELVDALGGVDVNVQHSFTALYPKNDDPSIDASWITVTFKAGPQHMDGAHAIEYARAREVTGGDPTEGTDFARSARQQILIKAIVSKMTQVSEWPHLFGAMDALQKSIYTNLSALDLYHFVGKMDLNNAKHIGLSNQNVLVDSSTDDGQYILQPRNGNWDLVKQYIQQQLGKK, encoded by the coding sequence ATGCCGCGCGGTGGCTATTATCCAACACAAACCTTCGGGTACGACCCGATGCAGCCGGTGCGCCCAGATGGGTTGCAAGAATACTATCAACCACCGGCTCCCTGGCCCAAGTCTCGCAAGCGTCGTCGCTGGGGCCGTTGGGTAGCCCTGACTTTCCTCGTCCTGCTGATCATTGTGGTGGCGCTGGGCGTGATCGTCGGGCAGCGCGCCTACGCCTTCGGCCAGGCTATCTCCACCCAATCGCCGCTCAGCAGCCAGATTGACCTTAACGGCACGAATCGCGTCAATCTGCTAGTTATGGGCTTTGGCGGTGGCAACCACCCCGGCGCGTATCTGACCGATTCCATGCTCATCATCAGCATTCAGCCTCAGACCGGCCAGACGGCACTCATCTCGGTACCCCGTGACCTCTGGGTACAGATTCCGCCGGATTCAGGGCGCTATGGCAAACTCAACTCAGCCTATGAGTATGGGCTGGATAATGGGTATGGCACAGTGCAGGCGGGCAAAGTCGCCGCTGGTGATATTACTGCGCAAAAGCTCAGCGATGTTACGGGGTTATCAGTCAAATATTGGATGACGCTCGACTTCAGCGGCTTCCGCGAACTGGTTGACGCGCTGGGCGGCGTTGATGTAAACGTGCAGCACAGCTTTACGGCGCTCTATCCCAAGAACGATGACCCTAGCATTGATGCTTCCTGGATCACCGTGACGTTCAAGGCCGGACCGCAGCATATGGATGGCGCGCATGCCATTGAGTACGCGCGGGCGCGGGAGGTGACGGGTGGCGATCCCACCGAGGGTACCGATTTTGCTCGCTCGGCGCGCCAGCAGATTCTCATCAAAGCCATTGTCTCGAAGATGACACAGGTTTCCGAGTGGCCTCATCTCTTTGGCGCGATGGATGCCCTGCAAAAGAGCATTTACACCAATCTGTCTGCGCTCGACCTCTATCATTTCGTGGGTAAGATGGACCTGAACAATGCCAAGCATATTGGCCTTTCCAATCAAAACGTGCTGGTGGATAGTTCGACAGATGACGGCCAGTATATCTTGCAGCCCCGCAATGGCAACTGGGATTTAGTGAAGCAATACATCCAGCAGCAGCTAGGTAAAAAATAA
- a CDS encoding O-antigen ligase family protein → MVRIMVRRFIQSGGRSRLPFRFVGPGLCLSFVLFFFWHHPPASLILLGIAAGLAWMRLEIAIALLPLTFPYYLDLLPLNSSGSLAFSLNELGVLICLGVACLRNILLAQERRATWEWLHGLWRRARLLLLPALLFLIGAALAVLVSPDRHESLRAYREEILEPILYFLLILRYLRTRDDLARTMGAFILSTTIAAGMGIIQGLLHITSDLLIVDATTFRVNGPYGSPNNLAFLLDRALPILLALTFLGVRRPAADASQEPPAWRDPLRWICLGAMIPLVWALYWTGSRGAEVALLGVLFLYFIFEVRHWGAILAVAGAGVLCVALFWSRILQLFNEAGHGLLSERFLLWKAALLIIRDHLLLGTGPDSFNTLYIPTAPNSYALQALDGQSFPAAYNPHLSHPHNFFLDFWISSGLLGVVAWFWLLAASATILARTYRLCAPPLRQGRILQRLLLGIAGAIVTSLVHGLVDNSYFVPDLALMFWFFMGTLLVIQAIAQRENQIIHSQQKKGAVPETPLEASLLATRDDVM, encoded by the coding sequence GTGGTACGTATAATGGTTCGGCGCTTTATTCAGTCAGGTGGACGCTCAAGGCTTCCTTTTCGTTTTGTTGGGCCTGGGCTGTGTCTTTCATTCGTGCTCTTTTTCTTCTGGCATCACCCGCCTGCTTCACTGATCCTGCTGGGCATCGCGGCTGGACTGGCCTGGATGCGCCTTGAGATTGCCATTGCCCTGCTGCCACTCACATTCCCCTATTACCTTGATCTTCTCCCTCTCAACTCCAGCGGCTCTCTCGCATTCTCTCTGAATGAGCTTGGCGTGCTTATCTGTCTGGGAGTGGCCTGTTTACGGAATATCCTTCTGGCGCAGGAGCGGCGTGCCACCTGGGAATGGTTACACGGTTTGTGGAGGCGCGCACGCCTGTTGTTATTACCAGCCCTGTTGTTCCTGATTGGCGCCGCGCTGGCTGTCCTCGTTTCCCCTGATCGGCATGAGAGTCTGCGCGCGTATCGGGAAGAGATTCTTGAGCCAATCCTGTATTTTCTGCTCATCTTGCGCTATTTGCGAACCCGCGATGATCTGGCGCGCACGATGGGAGCTTTTATTCTCTCCACCACAATTGCCGCCGGTATGGGCATCATTCAAGGTCTATTGCATATCACCAGTGATTTGCTGATTGTGGATGCTACTACCTTCCGGGTCAATGGGCCCTATGGTAGCCCGAACAATCTGGCGTTTCTGCTGGACCGGGCGCTGCCCATCCTGCTGGCGCTGACGTTTCTGGGTGTGCGTCGTCCAGCCGCCGATGCTTCGCAAGAGCCGCCTGCCTGGCGTGACCCACTGCGGTGGATTTGCCTGGGAGCAATGATACCGCTGGTGTGGGCGCTCTATTGGACCGGTTCGCGCGGGGCAGAGGTGGCGCTGCTGGGGGTACTCTTCCTGTACTTTATCTTCGAGGTCCGCCACTGGGGCGCGATCCTGGCTGTGGCAGGCGCTGGTGTGCTGTGTGTGGCACTCTTCTGGTCGCGCATCCTCCAGTTGTTCAACGAGGCAGGGCATGGGCTGCTCTCCGAGCGATTCCTCTTGTGGAAAGCGGCGCTCTTGATCATTCGTGATCATCTCTTGCTGGGTACTGGCCCTGACAGTTTCAATACTCTGTATATTCCAACAGCGCCCAATTCTTACGCACTCCAGGCGCTGGATGGGCAATCCTTCCCTGCCGCCTATAATCCTCACCTCTCGCACCCGCACAACTTCTTCCTTGATTTTTGGATCAGCAGCGGCTTGCTGGGAGTAGTTGCGTGGTTCTGGCTGCTCGCTGCCTCTGCAACCATCCTGGCGCGCACCTATCGCCTGTGCGCACCCCCTCTGCGCCAGGGAAGGATTCTCCAGCGCCTGCTGCTCGGTATAGCGGGGGCCATTGTGACATCTCTGGTACATGGGTTGGTTGATAACTCGTATTTTGTGCCGGATCTGGCGCTGATGTTCTGGTTCTTCATGGGCACGCTGCTTGTAATCCAGGCTATTGCTCAGCGTGAAAACCAGATTATACATTCCCAGCAGAAGAAAGGCGCAGTCCCAGAGACGCCTCTTGAAGCATCACTTTTGGCTACACGCGACGATGTGATGTGA
- a CDS encoding glycosyltransferase family 4 protein yields MIRVLYVADSLMAGGIESQLVELVTRLDRSRFDPHVLCLYGPKARNLHFASQIRAAGISLYTPDLGWSAWDKARGIASIIRVARAVRPQIIQAEGYHANLLMRLAFPFLPPVKLIGTVRGVLTAKQRLYERLGQRVCAHIVVNAPHLKTMLVSSAGVAAPKILSIPNGITLERYIQPHDEMFRCHVAPGSRRVFVSMGRISSEKNMHWIAQAFGILKRQSRLPSDVRCFIVGPVQGAAAQKALDAVILQDELGEVVIQHPETPYPEDYYHACDATILYSPAEGLPNVSIESLAAGRPVIISQAANAAGVIEDGVTGWVAPTNDVSSLADILHHVMMMSDAELVQMRQACLQRAQDYSVETLVQRYMTLYETWQPAALLSISPSNV; encoded by the coding sequence ATGATACGTGTTCTCTATGTGGCCGATTCCCTCATGGCAGGAGGAATCGAGTCTCAACTGGTGGAGCTAGTAACCAGGTTGGATCGCAGCCGCTTTGATCCACATGTTCTCTGCCTGTATGGGCCAAAAGCTCGAAATCTGCACTTTGCCTCTCAGATTCGTGCTGCTGGCATCAGTCTCTATACCCCCGATCTGGGCTGGAGCGCCTGGGATAAAGCCAGGGGAATAGCCTCTATCATCCGAGTAGCGCGGGCGGTGCGGCCACAGATTATTCAGGCCGAAGGCTACCATGCCAACCTGCTCATGAGGCTGGCTTTCCCATTCCTGCCCCCTGTAAAGCTCATTGGCACAGTGCGCGGCGTCCTCACAGCGAAACAACGCTTATATGAACGGCTCGGCCAGAGAGTCTGCGCGCACATTGTGGTAAATGCGCCGCACTTAAAAACCATGCTGGTATCCTCTGCCGGGGTGGCAGCACCCAAAATCCTCTCTATCCCCAATGGAATAACCTTGGAGCGATATATTCAGCCGCATGATGAGATGTTCCGCTGCCATGTCGCTCCCGGTTCTCGCCGTGTCTTTGTGAGCATGGGCCGTATCTCTTCCGAAAAGAATATGCACTGGATCGCCCAGGCGTTTGGGATATTGAAGCGACAGAGCCGCTTGCCTTCTGATGTGCGCTGTTTTATCGTGGGGCCAGTTCAAGGAGCCGCCGCCCAGAAGGCTCTTGATGCGGTAATCCTGCAAGATGAATTAGGCGAGGTGGTCATCCAGCATCCAGAAACCCCTTATCCTGAAGATTATTATCATGCCTGCGATGCAACGATCTTGTATTCTCCAGCCGAGGGGTTGCCCAATGTCAGCATAGAATCTCTGGCTGCGGGACGCCCGGTGATCATCTCTCAGGCGGCGAATGCTGCCGGGGTCATTGAAGACGGTGTCACCGGTTGGGTCGCACCGACGAATGATGTGTCATCTCTGGCCGACATCCTTCATCATGTCATGATGATGTCGGATGCTGAGTTGGTCCAGATGCGTCAAGCTTGCTTGCAGCGCGCCCAGGACTATTCAGTGGAAACACTAGTTCAACGCTATATGACCCTGTACGAGACATGGCAGCCTGCTGCATTACTTTCTATCTCTCCATCTAACGTCTAG